In the genome of Bacteroides mediterraneensis, the window ACAAGCATTTGTTCTATTACGTTGAATCAGAAGTGTAAGACTGGAGAACAGAAATTTGTAATCACTTATGAACCAAAAGATAACAAAGCATATCCAGTTATCAATATCACATTTACTTACAATCTGATTCATACTCAGTCATTACCAGATCTGAACGGAGATTATCAAGCTGAAGATGGTGCTATCTTGGTTAAGGGACGCTTGGATGGTGAACAATGGAAGATGATTAGTGAAGTGAAAGAACACTTTAAGAACTATCTTGCTAACTGGAATCTACCTAAGTATCATTCATATCCTAAATTGTCTATCGTTGTAGATGGAACAAATGAAAAGGGAGTAACTCTTGCAGGTACAGACATTAGAGATCAAATCATTTATCTTGACGAAGCTCTGACTGTTGATACAAAAGATGTGAAAGTACTTTTGACTTCTACGATGGATAATGGCGAGGTTTGTACAGAAGATTATGTTGTACGCTTCTTACGTCCGTATAAGGTAGAACTTGGCGATGTTACTTTGAATACATTAACTTCTGAAGCTGATACTGAAGACTTGAGAGACTATATCGTTATCAAAGATATAGAAGGTAAAGTTCTTTATGAAAAACAGAAATTCACAGAAGAAGCAATATCAACTTATAAGTTAGATAAGTCAGGTATGACATTTAAATTTAACTTAATAAAAGATGCTTCATTTGGTGATAAACTGGAGATTTTGAACGATGGTTATACCATCAGCTGGGATAATGGAGGTAATGATTTACAGAAAGAAAAAACAGCTTCATATAAAGTAATCGTAACAGTTCCTGATATAGCAGAATGTTCTGATAATGGTAATATTAAAGTATTGCCTACTGCTGACTCCAAATAATAATATTAGGATAATGTAGACTATAAATTGCCCTAAAATCTTTAATGAGAAGAGAGTATCCTAATAATACTCTCTTCTTTTTTTTAAGAATAATCCTTTAAATCCTCAATATATGAAAGCCAAAAGACAAATTATGGCAATTATGCTAGTAGCTAGTACATTTGCCGCAACAGCCCAAACCAGCAATCAATCTTCCCTGCAAATCAAGGAAGAAGGAAAGACTGAGTTTGTTCCTCACTGGTTTATGCAAGTACAGGCCGGTGCCGCACACACTCGTGGTGAAGCCAAATTCGGAGATTTAATATCTCCGGCAGCTGCCATCTACGGGGGCTATCAGTTTACACCGCTTTGGGGACTGCGTGTCGGAATAAGTGGTTGGCAGGCTAAAGGAGGATGGGTTGCCTATAATCAGCTTTACAAGTACAATTACTTGCAAGGAAACGTAGATGCTACATTGGATTTGAGCAATTTGTTCTGCCACTACAATCCAGACCGCTTCTTCAATGCATACCTGTTTGCTGGTGTGGGCCTGAATGGAGCCTTCAACAACGATGAAGCTGTGGCATTAGCCAACAAAGGCTATGAATTACGTTATCTATGGAAAGACAGTAAAATCAGCCCAGTAGGCAGATTCGGACTAGGAACCAACCTGCGACTGACTTCAAATCTGTTCTTCAACATTGAAGTAAATTCAAATATACTGTCGGACAAGTTCAACTCAAAGAAGGCGGGCAATGTCGACTGGCAGTTCAACGCACTGGCCGGATTTACAATCAAGTTCGGAAAGACTTCGCGCAAGACAGAGCCAGTATACTACGAACCCACTCCACAACCGGCACCTCCTGTAAAGGAAGAGCCGAAACAGGTGCAAGAACCCGCTCCTGTAAAACAGGAAAAGGTCAGCATGACAGAAAATATCTTCTTTGCTATCAACTCGTCTAAGATACGCACATCAGAAGAACAGAAAATTGGAAGACTGGCCGAATTCATGAAGAACCATGCGGACTGCAAAGTTACAATTTGTGGTTATGCAGACAAGCAGACAGGTAATGCAGATATCAACGAACGCCTTTCTAAGGAACGCGCAGAAGCTGTGGGTGCGATGTTGAAAGACAAAGGTATCGACAGCCAGCGTATCACGATAGACCATAAGGGTGATACGATACAGCCGTTTAACACTATGGAAGAGAACCGTGTAAGTATCTGTATAGCTGAATAGGCTCCATTAACTCTTCATAACCTGCAAAAGGAGTGTCACTCTCCCTTCCATAGGGAGATAAGGGCACTCCTTTTCTACATATCACCAAAGCTCCCAAGAATGACTAATCTTACGACTTTCTTCAGAAGTATTACGTCGTGTCGCAACCAGGGATGAAAAGTACCTTGCAAATTAAAAAAATTAGTTCCGAATCGCGTTAAATGGCACCGATTCGGAACTAACTAATGACGTCTATTCGCTACAAGTTTTATTGGATTTTACATTACCTCTTTCCATGATAATGTTTAAACTCATCCAATTTATAAGGTCATTTTAATACTTAATATTATCTATTGTAAAGATTGATGAAAATATAGCATCTCCCACATCTGTTACAGTGAAAGAGATATATGCCGGGGTTCCCACATAAGGAATATCATTAATGCTGGCAGCAGTCCACCCGATATGACCCGCATAAAGGTCTCCTTCATCAGGCATATTCGGATAATCATTAAACTGCGTATTGTCTTGACCGATAATGTTCACGCTAGTCAGCATAGTGGAATAAGAGCCATAAGGCCCATAAATAGTCATGACCACACAATCATCAAATTCTGAACCGACCCACTCATTAAACTCTGCAGAGATAAAGTCATAATGGAACGAAAGATTCTTGATATTTTTTTCTATCGGCCCCAATATCATCATACTGGAAGTGCCTCCGATAGCATAACCATCTGCTGAAACCAGATACCCACCTGAAGATATGGCTGCATAATGACTACCTTCCTGCGGAACCATATCCCCCACACTACCTTCCATTATACTGCCGTCACCTATCAGATAAACTCCATCATTTCCATTTTCAAAATTTGTATTACCGTCAAAGCTGCTAACTTCCGGATTGTTTGTAATGTATGACAAAACAACATCCTGAAGCATCTCGTTTCCATTCTTATCCATCATGCCTTTCTTCACAGTAATGGTAATACCCACATTTATCTGGAATTCCTCCCAAGGGGTAAATGTGATAATCGCATTTCCTGTAGAACTGGCATTGATTGTGATTGTTCCTTTCACATCCACTCCATCTACGGTTACCACAAAATTATCTTTGATAGACGGAAGCAAGATTTTGTCATCAAAAAAGAACATGATAGGCAAATTTGCGGGGAAAGTGACGTTGCTCTCTCCTGCACGTGAAATGGAATGAGTGTAACCCATCTGCTGTTCACGGATATTTGTTCTTTCCGAATAAAGCAACGGAAGAGAAGCGTATTTTACAGATGCCGTAGCTGGCATCAGTTCAGATATTGAAGGAACTGTCTGCACAATAGTTAACGGTTGCCCGTCATTATCCTCCTCTGTGATTTCTTCAACGGCACCTTTTACTTCATCACCACTATTTATAATATTAAACTCATCGTAGTTTATACTAGGAACTTCCTCGTCTCCTTCAAATGGTATTCTAATTTCAGTGCCATCTTTGAGAACAAATATAACCTCTCCGTTTTCTACACTAACATTACTGAACCATGAATCACCACTTGCTCCTGGTTCACCGACAGCTTTTACCGGGTTACCATTTTCATCCAGCACCTCAACAAATGTCAGTCCATGATCATAACTGATCATCCAATAGCCTGTTGTGCTGACTTTCAACTGCGGAGTAACCGCATCGTTTCCTGTTACAGGAATCTTATTGCCGTTTTCATCTGTCAGCCAATCTTGCTGACCGTCTATTGTTTGAGTCCAATAGTATTTACCATCTGTATCTTTATTAAATCCGATAACCGGAGCATCTTTTCCAGCTGTTCCATTAGCTATCGATGCCGTTTGCCCGTCACTGAATGTAATAGTATATCCGTTTTCTGTTTCCGTAACACTTGTCACATACACATTAGCTTCCAATGCATTCACAATAGAACTCATTGAAGAGATGTTTGTGTTCATCTGAGTTAATTGCCCTTCAATGTTCGTCAAACGTTCGTCCAGATCATTTACCTTGTTCCAGAGTTCCCCATCATCATACTTACAGGATATGGCACCAATTATCATCAGCGACCATAAGAAGAAAGATTTTAGTTTCATAACGTTAATTTTTCAGGTTAATAACTATTTCTTTAAGATTAACACGATTATCCCATTAAAACCTTAGAATAAATATGCCTCGAAATATTCGAATTATCATTAGTTACTATTACGAGTAAATCAAGATAAGAATTACCGTATCTTCGTAGAATATGTTGACAGCATGATTTAGTGGGCAAAGCAAAAACAAGCCTGGATTCGTTTTTATAACCTACCCTAAACACAATCGTCACTGTCACTCCATATAGTAGAACTTTACAAGAATCCTAGTAAAAAGAACTATTCATTAAATGACTCAAGAACACCTCAAAATCAAAAAATTTCAGGAGACCACAAAATATATCGTAAAATGTAAATCTATTCTGCCATCATCACTTATTGTTTTATTCACCTCCATTTAACACGATATGAAACTTGACAAAAATACTTATAAAATTCTACAGATATTGAACATATCCTTTTACGGACAAGCCCCACTTGAAAAAACTCTTTTCTAGAACTGAAATTCAAAATTTCAAAGGCCGAAAAGACTCTAATAAGTCAGGTTCCCCTAATGCTTTAAACCGGTTCAAGTTTTAATAGGAAGTAATACAAATTTAACGAAAAAATGTTATGCAGCAAGGACTTATTCTATCGAATTGTTACTATTTCAACCCACAAACGGATTAAACTATTAAAAAAAGCAACTATATAGCAAATATATATTACCAAAGTGGTCAAATTAAAGCGATTTTTTAATCTGATGAAACAGCACAAGCTAATGTTAAAATTCGGTTTATATCATCTTTTGTATATTTCAACCTTACCATCTAAATCTATACTATAACTACCACATAAATCAAAGCAAATCATAAAGCCCTCATCTTCTGTATTGTCATCATTGCTTCAATGATAGTCAGTTTCCATAAAGTCATGTGCAATAATCTGACCCTGGGCATTTTTCCTTATCGTCCTTTCGCTCCCTTTCTGCTTTACGGTTATCCCTCTATTTTCCGCCTTCTCTTCCATCCTTAGATATTTTATACGGTCTATTTTTTCCCCGTGGTCCCTGAACTTAAACAGGCATACATCCGGTGCTTCCTTCCTTAAACCCACAAGCTTGAACTGGTAATGCTTCTTTGTATCATATACTTCCAGTATAAGCCCCGGCAGCCCGTTGAATTTCCAAGGCCCTTCACTTACTGCAATTTCCGGTGTGAACCAGGCTTCATAATCACGACCGTGATAGTGACAGGTAGCCAGTTGACAGGCGTACCCTTGAATGGTTCTGATACTGTCCCGAAGAACCCACTCCTGTGGCGCATATTCTTCCTCTATATAGCAATTGACGATTCCATTTGTAGTGCCAAGCATCACCTGTGAGGTCATCTTACCCTTCGGATAATTCTTATAAATATAGTCATGCAGGATTCTGGGTATGGGCAAAGAGGCATAGTCCCTTTTCCGGATATTCCCTATCATCATTTCACCCCAGATTTTGCGTCCTGTCGGGTCGTAAAACAAGGAATCATAATAAAACATGGGGTAACCGTAACACTGGCTGATTGTTTTCCCGATACGCAAAATCACTCTTTCGGTAGTGACATCCGTACCCAACGTGTCGGTCTGTTCCGTACAGTCGTATTCACACTCCATTATGGATGGTTCCAGTGCCTGTATATATCTGTCAATCTGCCCCCACACACTGGTGCAGCCCATGACAATAAAAAGCGTCAATAATGTTCTCATCATCAGATTCTGTTAGAAGTCAATATTGTTTTTATAATCTTTCTCCTGCAAGTCATATCCATGTTCCGTTCCCTGATACACAATGGGATACTGGCTTTCCTGTTGATACAGACGGGTCAGGTATTCCGTCCGTTCCATCGGCTTATGCTCCTTTTCATACCAGTTATAGAATGTGACCGGATAACAGGGAGAGAGAACTATCTCGGACGCAGAATAGAAATAATGCCGGTCCTCGTCGTAGGCTTCCAGTATGAGACCGGGCAAGCCGCACAATTTCCAGGGACCTTCCTGAAAAGGCAGATCCGGAGTATACCAGGCCACATACGTCCTTCCCCTGAAACTGGTTGTCGCCTTCCGGCACCGATACCCGCACACCATTTTCACCGAGTCCTGCTGCATCCACTTCATTACAGGTATCTTCTCTTTCACCACCACGGCTTCTTTTCTTCCTATTTCTCCAACTCTCCCATATACATAACAGGAGTCCTTTTGCCTGTCCTTGTACAGGTATTCGCTGGTTGTTGAGATGCCGGCTCTGCGGATGGAATCCAAATTAGACACCCTTGCGTGGAAGCGCTGCAATTTCAGTCTTGCATGCCCCGGCAGAACCTCAATGGAATCATCCTGACAAGTATAGTAACTGACAAACGAAGTGAACCGCTTGCCCAGCCGAAGAATCATACTGTCCTTGTGAATATCGTTCTCTGTCAGAGTATCCCTTTTAACCAGATGTATATAATGACATTCGAGCAATGCCGGTTCAAGCACCTTTTTCTGCTGCCCCTTACATAAGGACGGGGAGAAAGCCAAAGGAATCAAAAGCAACCACAATTTCTTCATATAGCGTAATGTATTTAAGTCATAAAAATCAGGCAAAAGTTCAGAGGCTAAAACAAAATGTACGCACCCACCATGATATTCCTCGGACGAATCGTATAGCTCCGGCTTATTTTAGTGGCATCCGGCAGGAAGGTCGTATAGGCGTATTCCTTTTCGTTGAACAGGTTGTTCAGATGAAAGTCTATGTGCAGCCGTTTCGTCGCCTTATAAGTGGCCTGTATGTCCCCTAAAAAGAAATGCCGGGTATCGGTCTGGCTTATTTTGTTGGCAAAGTGTTCTCCACATACCGTAAAGCTCCATTTTTCGGAAGGCAGGAACCTGACAGAAAGCTTCTGCTGAAGCTGGTAGGTTTTCTCCTTCTCCTCACTGTCACTAATGTGAAACCTGGTATGCGAGAATCCCATCCGATAATTGACGTTCATCCACGAAAGGACATTCATGTCGATTTCCGGACTCAGGGTGAAATTATCCTGACGGCTCTCCACCTTCCCTTCGCTTCGGAACAGGAATGCATCCCTGCGTGACCATCCGCCATCCAGCGTAAACTTTGCCTTCGCCCATCCGGTAGCCTTGGTGACACTGAAGTCCAGATTCGTCGTATTCGCTTTCTGCGGAACATCCACATATCTTGACAAAATATACTGGTCCTGCATCCGCTGAGACACGGTGTACGGCGAACGGTTCCAGGATTTTCGGAACCTGATGCTGGAAAAGAACTCGCTCAGCGGTATATTGTATTCTATTCCGCCACCCACAGACGCATCCACCGTATGAAAGAAATCTGTCAGTCCTTCCGTCAGTGTACGGTAAGTGGTCAGCACGGAGCCGGGATAGAAGCCGGACAGACTGACCGGATTCTCCCTGTAGTCTCCTCTGGCCTGAATCTTCATCCTGCTGTTCAATCGATATTCCGCATAAAGTGAGGTCTGCCATGAAAGCTTGTCGTGGCGCAATGTGCTGTTGTCCGCCTCACTGCGATAATGGTAATAATTGAGGGGAAGGCTCAGGGTGGCGACCAGCTTCTCATCCTGGTATTTCATTTCCGGACTGAAACCGGCCTTGACAAATCCCATCTCCATATTGTTCCGTTCCGCCACATTCGCTGCCTCCAAACCGTATGAATCCGATTCGAACTTCCGGAACATACCGCCAAGACTGGACTTGAAGTCAAAAGTGAAAAGGCCACTCACCGCACCCCAACTGACGGAATTGTCTGTAAAAAATTCTGAGGGCCGGATATGCTGCATGACAGCCGATTCCTCCCTGGATACACTCAGTCTTTGCGGCTGAGCCTGATACAAAAGATAAGAAGCGAAATTGACGAATTTCTTCCCGTTTCTTTTCATCAGAAACAGGTCGTTGGCGAGTTTCTTCCCTCCCTCATACATATTCTGGCTGTTAGACTGATAGCCGCCTAACCGCACGTCCCGGTCTTTCCAGTCCAGTGTCACATCCAGATTCTCCGTAAGGTTGTAGTCGCTCCTGTTGATTTCAGTAGAGACCTTCCCATTGAGCACATTCTTGTGAAAATTTCCGTCTTCCACTTCATCCATCCTCCATTGCTCATTGCCGGCCGGGTCATAATAAACGCTTTGGGTCTTCTTCAAGGTATTCTCACGATGGTTCTGATAGGTCAGACTGAACTTTATATCCTGACCGCTCTTCAACTTAAACAGATTGTGAGATGTCACCTGATGCGTCCGGTTCTGAAGTTCACGCTCTCTCGACAGACCCAATGAATAAGGTGGTGTGATATCAATATACTCCCTCAATAGATTGGGGGCATTGATTATTTCATTGCGATTGAAGGAGTTCAATTCCTTTGAGATGTCCTGTCCCGTATTGTTTGATTTCAGGGTATTCAAGGTTTGAAACCCTTTGCTGAAACGCATGGCCGTTCCTTCTCCATTCCACAGTCCTTCCCCGTCTCCGAGACCTCCTGCCGCCTTCAAGGTGCCGATCCATTTCATCCTGGCCCCGGATTTCAATCTCAGGTTAATGGCAGCCTGGTCGGAAAAGACAAGCCCTTCGAGCACCTTTATGGGCTGATGGTTCTGCATGACCTCCACGCTTGCCACATCCTTCTGAGGTATATTGTTGGTGGCTATTCCATACTGGGTGCCCAACAGGTTGCTGTTCTCTATATAGAAACGGTTAATCGGTACTCCATTGTAGCTTATTTTACCGTCTTCCAATGTCTTTATACCGGGAAGCCTTTTCAGAACATCTCCGATGGCGCGGTCTCCCTCCTTTGAATAAAGCTGCACGTCATACTTTATCGTATCTCCCTGCAGGCGGACCCTCGGTGCTTTTACCACCACTTCCTTGATTTCTATATCCTGAGGAGACAGAAAGACTTCCATTTCTTTCCCTTCTTCCAGTCTCTTCTTGCAGGTTTCATAGCCGATGCATGAGAACCGGACATACATGGGGGCGGTCAGATTTTCAGCCAATTGGATGGCAAACCGGCCATCTTCTCCGGTTGTCCCGAACTTGACAAGCTTGTTTGTCTCTTCTACATAAACCATCACATTCACTCTTCCAATAGGCAAAGCAGTCGCCTTATCGGAAACCTTTCCCGAGAGGGTACGTGATTGGGCGTTTACAAGAAACGGAACATACAGCATCAAGAGAAGAAGTGTGCTCTTCATCGCATTGTCAAGGTTTATCAATGAGTCTTTCTGTCTACATATTCTTTGTTTATCACCTCCTGACTCACCAGTTTTCCATCCTGAAAAGTAAATGCCGTAGTCAAAGTGTACCATTCCCGGTCATAA includes:
- a CDS encoding OmpA family protein, with product MKAKRQIMAIMLVASTFAATAQTSNQSSLQIKEEGKTEFVPHWFMQVQAGAAHTRGEAKFGDLISPAAAIYGGYQFTPLWGLRVGISGWQAKGGWVAYNQLYKYNYLQGNVDATLDLSNLFCHYNPDRFFNAYLFAGVGLNGAFNNDEAVALANKGYELRYLWKDSKISPVGRFGLGTNLRLTSNLFFNIEVNSNILSDKFNSKKAGNVDWQFNALAGFTIKFGKTSRKTEPVYYEPTPQPAPPVKEEPKQVQEPAPVKQEKVSMTENIFFAINSSKIRTSEEQKIGRLAEFMKNHADCKVTICGYADKQTGNADINERLSKERAEAVGAMLKDKGIDSQRITIDHKGDTIQPFNTMEENRVSICIAE
- a CDS encoding PL29 family lyase N-terminal domain-containing protein, yielding MKLKSFFLWSLMIIGAISCKYDDGELWNKVNDLDERLTNIEGQLTQMNTNISSMSSIVNALEANVYVTSVTETENGYTITFSDGQTASIANGTAGKDAPVIGFNKDTDGKYYWTQTIDGQQDWLTDENGNKIPVTGNDAVTPQLKVSTTGYWMISYDHGLTFVEVLDENGNPVKAVGEPGASGDSWFSNVSVENGEVIFVLKDGTEIRIPFEGDEEVPSINYDEFNIINSGDEVKGAVEEITEEDNDGQPLTIVQTVPSISELMPATASVKYASLPLLYSERTNIREQQMGYTHSISRAGESNVTFPANLPIMFFFDDKILLPSIKDNFVVTVDGVDVKGTITINASSTGNAIITFTPWEEFQINVGITITVKKGMMDKNGNEMLQDVVLSYITNNPEVSSFDGNTNFENGNDGVYLIGDGSIMEGSVGDMVPQEGSHYAAISSGGYLVSADGYAIGGTSSMMILGPIEKNIKNLSFHYDFISAEFNEWVGSEFDDCVVMTIYGPYGSYSTMLTSVNIIGQDNTQFNDYPNMPDEGDLYAGHIGWTAASINDIPYVGTPAYISFTVTDVGDAIFSSIFTIDNIKY
- a CDS encoding carboxypeptidase-like regulatory domain-containing protein; translation: MKSTLLLLMLYVPFLVNAQSRTLSGKVSDKATALPIGRVNVMVYVEETNKLVKFGTTGEDGRFAIQLAENLTAPMYVRFSCIGYETCKKRLEEGKEMEVFLSPQDIEIKEVVVKAPRVRLQGDTIKYDVQLYSKEGDRAIGDVLKRLPGIKTLEDGKISYNGVPINRFYIENSNLLGTQYGIATNNIPQKDVASVEVMQNHQPIKVLEGLVFSDQAAINLRLKSGARMKWIGTLKAAGGLGDGEGLWNGEGTAMRFSKGFQTLNTLKSNNTGQDISKELNSFNRNEIINAPNLLREYIDITPPYSLGLSRERELQNRTHQVTSHNLFKLKSGQDIKFSLTYQNHRENTLKKTQSVYYDPAGNEQWRMDEVEDGNFHKNVLNGKVSTEINRSDYNLTENLDVTLDWKDRDVRLGGYQSNSQNMYEGGKKLANDLFLMKRNGKKFVNFASYLLYQAQPQRLSVSREESAVMQHIRPSEFFTDNSVSWGAVSGLFTFDFKSSLGGMFRKFESDSYGLEAANVAERNNMEMGFVKAGFSPEMKYQDEKLVATLSLPLNYYHYRSEADNSTLRHDKLSWQTSLYAEYRLNSRMKIQARGDYRENPVSLSGFYPGSVLTTYRTLTEGLTDFFHTVDASVGGGIEYNIPLSEFFSSIRFRKSWNRSPYTVSQRMQDQYILSRYVDVPQKANTTNLDFSVTKATGWAKAKFTLDGGWSRRDAFLFRSEGKVESRQDNFTLSPEIDMNVLSWMNVNYRMGFSHTRFHISDSEEKEKTYQLQQKLSVRFLPSEKWSFTVCGEHFANKISQTDTRHFFLGDIQATYKATKRLHIDFHLNNLFNEKEYAYTTFLPDATKISRSYTIRPRNIMVGAYILF
- a CDS encoding GLPGLI family protein — translated: MRTLLTLFIVMGCTSVWGQIDRYIQALEPSIMECEYDCTEQTDTLGTDVTTERVILRIGKTISQCYGYPMFYYDSLFYDPTGRKIWGEMMIGNIRKRDYASLPIPRILHDYIYKNYPKGKMTSQVMLGTTNGIVNCYIEEEYAPQEWVLRDSIRTIQGYACQLATCHYHGRDYEAWFTPEIAVSEGPWKFNGLPGLILEVYDTKKHYQFKLVGLRKEAPDVCLFKFRDHGEKIDRIKYLRMEEKAENRGITVKQKGSERTIRKNAQGQIIAHDFMETDYH
- a CDS encoding GLPGLI family protein — protein: MKKLWLLLIPLAFSPSLCKGQQKKVLEPALLECHYIHLVKRDTLTENDIHKDSMILRLGKRFTSFVSYYTCQDDSIEVLPGHARLKLQRFHARVSNLDSIRRAGISTTSEYLYKDRQKDSCYVYGRVGEIGRKEAVVVKEKIPVMKWMQQDSVKMVCGYRCRKATTSFRGRTYVAWYTPDLPFQEGPWKLCGLPGLILEAYDEDRHYFYSASEIVLSPCYPVTFYNWYEKEHKPMERTEYLTRLYQQESQYPIVYQGTEHGYDLQEKDYKNNIDF